Proteins co-encoded in one Gossypium arboreum isolate Shixiya-1 chromosome 11, ASM2569848v2, whole genome shotgun sequence genomic window:
- the LOC108465267 gene encoding uncharacterized protein LOC108465267: MNLSSWFRRSVSRNSKNHKNPPGQPQPHHQEQEEFLGITQQLIDHVKSFTLETFKNFPIQDDGDIEAQTSYNVRKDLSDWQERHAVLVLSKVKELSQLRFKLCPRHLKEEKFWRIYFMLVNSYVAEYELHAIQRAKLQSIAMKDEKTSDTCAYEVEMAERNQADSVAPSTP; this comes from the exons ATGAATCTTTCGTCGTGGTTTCGCCGCAGTGTTTCAAGGAACAGTAAAAACCACAAAAACCCACCAGGTCAACCTCAACCCCACCACCAAGAACAAGAAGAATTTCTTGGAATTACCCAACAATTAATCGATCATGTCAAGTCTTTTACTTTAGAAACCTTCAAGAATTTCCCTATCCAAG ATGATGGTGACATTGAAGCCCAAACTTCTTATAATGTGCGTAAAGATCTTTCTGATTGGCAAGAGCGTCATGCTGTCTTAGTGCTTTCTAAAGTGAAG GAACTTTCACAGCTTAGATTCAAGCTATGCCCTCGTCATTTGAAGGAGGAAAAATTTTGGAGGATATATTTCATGCTTGTCAATAGCTACGTGGCTGA ATATGAGCTGCATGCTATACAGCGTGCTAAACTGCAAAGCATTGCTATGAAGGATGAGAAAACATCAGATACCTGTGCGTATGAAGTTGAAATGGCCGAAAGAAATCAAGCAGATAGTGTTGCACCATCAACTCCATGA
- the LOC108465263 gene encoding E3 ubiquitin-protein ligase PRT1: MDSFQASPMEHHQSPDAEQVSDDFVCCVCLDLLYKPIVLHCGHISCFWCVHRSMSSRYESHCPVCRNPYSHFPSICEMLHFLLLKLYPITYKKREVQVLDEEKKLDCFSPEFDGHARESEVDGEINHLRSSLQSSALSDSSSACKEKHSVLIGQKQSCVSREENDQISVADLLCTACKQLLFRPIVLNCGHVYCQTCIAIPADEMLRCQVCQCLHPKGSIKVCLTLDQFLAAKFPKEYALRKDAVQLKQVSSKHEKPTTGSTEAGIQDSSTVQLPSGGEPRPYTHMGVGCDACGMSPIIGDRYQCKDCTEKIGFDLCGDCFKTRPKLPGRFNQRHTPEHKLELIEPADIVRRYGRLNRGYSSFFAFDEASENLENGLVPYALSGAFQEYIRNNDLAASLLEIDSMEDEDEESDEDVGAVSVE; the protein is encoded by the exons ATGGATTCCTTCCAAGCTTCTCCCATGGAACATCATCAATCTCCTGATGCTGAACAAGTTTCTGACGATTTTGTTTGTTGCGTTTGTCT GGATCTTCTCTACAAACCCATCGTTCTGC ATTGTGGTCATATATCGTGTTTCTGGTGTGTTCATAGATCAATGAGTTCTCGGTACGAGTCTCATTGTCCAGTTTGTAGAAATCCATATTCTCACTTTCCAAGCATCTGCGAAATGCTTCACTTCTTGCTGTTAAAATTATATCCCATTACATATAAGAAAAGAGAAGTGCAGGTTCTCG ATGAGGAAAAGAAACTGGACTGCTTCTCACCGGAATTTGATGGTCATGCTCGTGAATCAGAGGTTGATGGAGAAATTAATCACCTCAGAAGCTCGTTGCAGTCTTCCGCACTTTCAGACTCTTCTTCTGCCTGCAAAGAGAAACATAGTGTACTGATTGGACAAAAGCAGTCTTGTGTTTCCAGGGAGGAAAATGATCAGATTTCAGTTGCAGATCTGCTTTGTACTGCTTGCAAGCAATTGCTTTTTCGTCCTATTGTTCTTAACTGTGGCCATG TTTATTGTCAAACTTGCATAGCCATCCCTGCTGATGAGATGCTTAGGTGTCAAGTTTGTCAATGTTTGCATCCAAAGGGATCTATAAAAGTCTGCTTGACACTTGATCAGTTTTTGGCGGCTAAATTTCCCAAAGAATATGCACTGAGAAAAGATGCAGTTCAGCTCAAACAAGTTTCTTCCAAGCATGAGAAACCAACTACTG GTTCCACGGAAGCTGGTATACAAGATTCCTCAACTGTCCAGTTGCCCTCCGGAGGGGAGCCTCGCCCGTATACACATATGGGAGTTGGTTGTGATGCTTGTGGG ATGTCTCCAATAATCGGGGATAGATACCAATGCAAGGATTGCACAGAGAAAATAGGATTTGACCTTTGTGGAGATTGCTTTAAAACTCGACCAAAGCTTCCAGGCAGGTTCAACCAGAGACACACCCCAGAGCATAAGCTTGAGCTTATAGAGCCTGCTGACATTGTCCGAAGGTATGGGCGGCTGAATCGTGGTTATTCTTCTTTTTTTGCCTTTGATGAAGCTTCGGAAAATCTGGAAAATGGACTGGTACCTTATGCTCTATCGGGCGCTTTTCAAGAGTACATTCGCAATAATGATCTAGCTGCATCGCTTTTAGAGATTGATAGCATGGAGGATGAGGATGAGGAGTCGGATGAAGATGTTGGTGCTGTATCCGTCGAATGA